The Euphorbia lathyris chromosome 4, ddEupLath1.1, whole genome shotgun sequence genomic interval tcgtactcctcaatggttaatgattctaatattgttctccatttgccattcttgaatttagaggcaaggcctttatctccaatgattctatacacacgatcttccacatccttattaatatgccaagtgcatagcaagtgcgctgcttgtggaaaaacttcttgtatcggctttaataacccaagctccctgtcactaacaacaacggtcgggttaagatcatccccaagcaaaatcttcagcctttgcaaaatccaacgatagctcccttcggtctcgtctttaacaatagcatacgctatcttgaagttattattgcatggcgtcatcccaacaatctcaacaaacggcattttgtacttgtttgttttgtacgttgaatcaatgccgatgtaccagtggtaagtcctgaacatatcaactgactctggatgtgccatgaacacatgcgttatcacacctaaatcagcctgtgtgtaattgacatatttgttctccacagcaatatggtagaattgactagccaggtctctaccttcaaacgcgtccctcctcattttgtccctgtaattatatatgtgtttaattactgagttgtcctctgggtgtttttctttaactgctgctaaaatagcacaaggctttgcttgagctgaagacatatcacgcacaatttgtttagatgcgatactgagtccgctcatttgccgacttccctctggatacatacgcattgtatggttatgcattccagttaacccagccttagcctttatcccccatcccgaaaggtctgcatgttgataggctttaatctgaaatttacatcggcacgctttagttttactttttctaattgcaggatcttcatcatttttcacaacacctctatatcgttcaccccgtgaacagcgCAACAACTTCTGTTTACCCCCATttttgtgcgaagatattacaagctcaaacccattctgaatagctatcttttttgcccaatcaatagcatcctgactggaggggaaaacggtatccgttataaaacgcgaactataatcaatgttatcggggttccaatcttctatcggtacctgaatatacgaaaaatttacattaaaattacaaaaaaaaaatacttcgggCCTATTTCTCCCGTTCGAAATTAGTTCGGGGCAATTTCTGTCCACTTTTGCCTGAACGAGCAGGCTACCCGTTCCACCATAGGTGGAAACGGGCAGCGCGTACTGCCCGTTCCAAaggtggaacgggtggcgcgtaccacccgttccatgggtggagcgggtggcgattaccacccgttccttaggccgatCGGATGACCCGatcggcctaaggaacgggtggtaatcgccacccgcccaggcaaaattcgaataaaaaaaaaataaaaaaatgattaataacgtttttaattctcgtaatattacctcgtgttcgaactcattgtcttcgggaatgttttgatccatttttttcaaatccgggatttgtgctcgggagagaaaactAGAGAGAGTTTTTAAGGTTTTAGGGGGAAAAAAGTGGCAAGGGTAAAATGGTCAAAACAGTGCGGTGAAACGGACATTAAGGGCGGTATTTAGCAATACCCATTCAAGTATTAAGAAAGTATTTGTGTTGGCCTCAAATAGAAAGAAAACAGAAACGTCGGCCAGCACAGCAACCAATCGTTTCTCCCTCCAAAACCACATAATAAATTCAAGAACCCTAACACTCGCTGCGATAATgacaatttaaatttatattattttttattattttcccgGAAAAGGATTTTCGTTAATTTTCAATAATGTTTTTCATCAACAAAACAAACAGAGCCTCGCCTTCGTCCTCTTCTTCACCATTTTCCATGGCTCCTTCCCTCTCCTCTCTTCTATTTTCTCACTCTCAATCAATAGCCCCTACACATTTCTCTTCTCTTAATCCCAATTCTAATCCTAACCCATATCTCACCCACCGTTACTCTCTATTTCCTCAACGTCCCCAATCTCTATCTCAATTCATCagaaattcttcttcttcttccaataACACTAAAATCACGTACCCTCCACCGCCACAACCACCTCCGCCGGAGAAGAAATCATTTGCGCTGGTTACAGGGGAGCTTTTCTTGGGAATTGCATCCAGGCTGATCAAAACTGGTAGGCCAAATAAAAATGGGAGCTTATCTTCTTCGGGGATTTCGTTGTTTCAGAAATCGAATGGAAACGCCAACGGAAATGGCACTTTGGATTATGATGAGAGAATTGGGGCGGTTATAGAGGATGAGATAGAGCCTGATGTCATATGGGAACAAAGGGTTAAGGATGTCGAGGCTGAGAAGGAACGCCGTGTGATTACTAGTCCTGGATTTAGTTTTTCTGCTGCTGGATTGCTGTTTCCTTATCACCTTGGCGTTGCTCAATTACTCATTGAGAAGGGTTACATTAAGGTTGGTTTATTGGTTTTATGGTCACCCAGTTATCGTTAATGTCGTATCAATTTATTATCTTCATCCGTAAAAGGTGAAGGCTTTTAAACTGCTTTGTGTAGATAGTTCACCCAATTATGAAAGGTTATtttgaccttttttttttaaatatatatagatggtTCGCTGAGGTTTTTGACATTCTATGTTAATGGGTTTTTGTGTTGAAGTCTTTAGTTGTTTACCAGTTTGGCAATTTATTGGTTCTCTGAGATATTGATTTACAGAATTAGAGTAgaatttactttttatttttttacagaTATTACCAGTGTCAACAAATTTCTTAATTTGTCA includes:
- the LOC136227154 gene encoding protein FAR-RED ELONGATED HYPOCOTYL 3-like, with product MFRTYHWYIGIDSTYKTNKYKMPFVEIVGMTPCNNNFKIAYAIVKDETEGSYRWILQRLKILLGDDLNPTVVVSDRELGLLKPIQEVFPQAAHLLCTWHINKDVEDRVYRIIGDKGLASKFKNGKWRTILESLTIEEYETNLMMMKEKMSRFKGVISYVEETWLVHKEKFVVAWTKEFLHFGNTTTCRVESEHASLKQWLNTATGSLDTVWQKVHKQIESQATNIRYMLEQSRLRQSVTFTGRPLSQLVFKVSHYCLQLLNQELERMRGLSHEVYF